DNA sequence from the Orcinus orca chromosome 2, mOrcOrc1.1, whole genome shotgun sequence genome:
ttataaaaataaaagccttctATTCTTCAGAGAtaccattaagaaaacaaaaaggcaagatAGCAAGCatagaacagagaaaattatatacatatatataatttacatgtatatacaaatacacaccCAATCTGAATCCAGAATATATGTAAAACTCTCACATCTTAATAAGACAACCTCCCAAAAAACaggcaaataatttttaacatttttctaaacatatacaaatggccagtaagtacatgaaaaaatgctcaatattttcagttatcagggaaatgcaaactaaaaccacagtgagatacaacTGTATACCCAATAAAAGGCTAAAAGACTAAAAAGACCAAAACCACCAAATGTTAAGGATGTGGCACAACTGGAACTCTACATACAACTCTTAGGAGCTGCTAGTACAGTCACACATTCATCTAAcctatgatccagtaattccacacCTAGGTTGGAAAATACAGGTATACAAAAAGatttgtatgtgaatgttcaaaGCTTTACTCATAAGAACCCAAAACTGGGAAAAACAAATCTCCAACaagtgaaaagataaacaaattatgaTATATAGGTACAATGGGATACCAAACAGTAACAAGAACAACAGCAAAGAAGGAACTACTGATACAAGTAACATTACAGATGACTCTCAAAAACATCCTGCTAAGGGAAGGAAATCAGATATGAAACATCTATCTatattgattccatttatatgaagttctagatCAGGCAAATTTAGTCTAAGatgaaaaaaagtcaaaacagtGGTTGTGTTCTACAAAGGATAGGGGGAAACAATTGAACAGGAGGCACATGAGGGAACTTTTCCGAGGTGATGGTGATGTTCTACCTCTTCATAAGGATTTGGGTTACACAAATGTATACATCTGGCAAAACTTAAAtggtacacttaagatttgtgcatttcactgtatgtaattttacttcaaaaacaaagaacTGTAAACAAGTATCCAACTCTAGTTAATGACATGGAAGCTGAATTTGTTTAGGGGTAAAATGcactgatgtctgcaacttaaTTTGCaatacaaaaccaaacaaacaaaacaccacacacaccaaTAAACTTGGCTGATGAATGGTTAGAGGAATGGATAGATGGAATGATATGTGATAAGGCAAAAAAGCAAATTGGTAACTGTAGAATCTAGGTGATAGGGAAATGGGTGCTTGCTGtacaattctttcaacttttataTGTTTGcaaattttcacaataaaatgcTAGACAGAAGATATTTGATGAgcagaagaagccagacacaaaacagtAATATTACATGATTTGTATGTATATGAGGTTCTACAACAAACAAAACTAATCCACGATGTCAaaaatcagatcagtggttgcccgGGACAGGAGATACGGATGACTTATTGCAAAGGAGCAAGAAAGAACTTTCTAGAGTGATGGAATGTTTTATATCCTGATTGGGGTGTTGGTTACATGGATGTATATATTTGCCAAAACTCACTCAACTGTACAGTAAAATGTGTgccttttataaattatacttcaatcgatttttaaaatcttcactaCAGAAAATCTAGAATACAcagaaaaagcacagaaaaattaAGTCCCTCTTAATCACACCATCCAAATAAAATATCaccatccttccctctcttttgACAAAGGCCATGCCCAGTGGAGATAAGAAAACAGCTTACTGTTTTCATTAAAGGTATTACAGAAATTCAGATTAAGCCCCTGAATTTTGGAATTCCTTTCTCATGTGACTCAAAACCTAATGAACTTTAAATCCCTTCAACTCCATCATTGCTGTGAGTCTTCATCAAGTTACTAACCATCCTGTGcctaaatttcctcatctgaaaaatggaaatatttacctCAAAAGGTTGTTATaaatttttaagcaaaataatgTATGCACATACTGgcttttattactgtttttaaagCTAAATAGTCAACTAGCTTTTAGAAATCATCTTGGCAAAAAAGTCCACAATCTGCCCCcatgaatttttccttttttttttttttggcaggccTTCAGTTCTGTAGGTACACCCACCTCAAGTTAGTCTTATTCAAGAGAACCTCAAATTCCTCTTGCAGATCAGACCAAAACCCTGAGTTGTTAAAGCCCCAAAGTAAAGGTTGgggtaacaaaataaaaataaaacagaaaactagaTTAGAAAAGATGGCAGCTACTTTGAGAATGTAAGATCTAATATGCTGAGCACAAGTGTCCAAGGGAACAATTTCTCCCTGAATGAAGTCCAAGTGTACTTAGATAAAAGTTGGTTTTGCTCTACGTACGTGATCTAGGTCAAAATATGTAACCTGGGGAATATTAATTAATAGTATGTtctaaagaatgagaaaaagagtCATAAGAGAAAAACCAGGAAGAGTTACTGACACTTTAATGACTGAAGGTAAAGGCTGAAAACTGGATAGGGGAACACCTCTGGATAGAGAGCACACTAATATAAATTCaactatatgaagaaaaaaaaataatttaaaccatGTAGATTATGCCTGCTATTCTGCTCAATGAGTGAATGcccaaaatgaacacaaaaagGTAATATTTTACTACTTTCTAGTTGGCCTTACTTCCCATGTGCCTCTCATGATATGAGTATCTTGCTGTGCTGTCAGATTCTAATGTTCAGAGCCATTTATTTTTCCCATAACATGGACCACAAACATAGCCTACAACTTCATCTAGTGTTTAACAATGAAACGTGATTTGTTCCAACACTAAAGGAAAAATAGGATGTGTTGGACTTTCAGAGactgtatatctatatattttatggGCAACTTTAGGGATTTCCAAGGTTAATTGGACCAAATGACATTTTTGTCTTCCTTGAACCTGTGTATTCAGACAGCAAGTGAAAATCTTTGtggcaaaaagcaaaaacagcaaGCTATTAAACAATCCCAGGGTACTGGTTTGGGGAAACCAAGGATTTATTATCCAGTATACTAATGTCAGCTACTTTACTCAATAaaccttttttagttttttgatacCAGACACTGCTCAAggtaataatttaaaagatagtTAAGATGCTACCCTGTTCCAAGAATTTCATATTCTAGATAAATATAGTAATCCTAACCTTAATGTGGATTCCTATACATGTCTAGCCTACACACATTTACTCATATACTTTTTGGGTAATCTTCAGAACTTTGGTTTCAGTATACATAAACTGTGACGACTTCTTGTTGGGGAAGAAAGTGGCAACTGAAAAAGAGGCAACTGAGGGTTAGTGAAGATgataggagagaaaagaagaaaatcttttaaaCTGAAACTTGTTCAAGATAAAGGAAGATGACTGAAAAGTAAGTCGAGGCATTAGAACTGCTACCCAGAACTGCCATCTATGAGGAAAAATATTCACTCACACtggaataaaatggataaatgcAAGTGTAGGAAGAAGGTTTCAGAAAAGATCTATTCAGTTCTAGCAGGATAATTACAAGTCAGGTTATCCAAACTTTTTCTATCCCAAGCATCTGAAATCAGATCAGGATCTGGAAACAACACCCAGGTAACAGAAATGAATTTTACAGTAGTTTATTAACATTTTAGAAGATACAATATCACTGATAATACATTAGCtaccatttatttatgtattgtggtcattcaataaatatttattgagagcccaTTACAAGCTGGGCACCATTCTAGATACTGGGATCAGCAGTGAACAGAACACAGAAAGTCTCTCATGGAAACTGCATGCAAATGAGGACAAACAAGACACGAGTAGACAAACAATCAAGATAATTTTAGAAATATGTGCtcttaaggaaacaaaacaaatggtaaaggTTAACCATCAACAGTCTCCTCGCTAAGAAACTAAAGACACGAATCATGAGAAGGAACCAGCCACCAATCAACCAAGCCACGCAGTTCTGGAAGAACACCATTCCTAGCAGGCGGAAACAGTAAGGAAAGACCATGTAGCAGGAACAGGCCTAACACgtacaaagaacagaaagaaggggAGTGGGAAGAAAAGGAGATGGCACACAAtaagcatttttttgtttttgttttgttttgttttgtttgcggtacgcgggcctctcactgctgtggcctctcccgttgcggagcacaggctccggacgcgcaagctcagcggccatggttcacgggcccagccgctccgcggcatgtgggatcttcccggaccggggcacgaacccatgtcccctgcatcggcaggcggactctcaaccactgcgccaccagggaagcccagcattttttaaaaactatgtgcacgggcacacacacacacacacagaggaactaacagcaagtacaaaacagcaacaaaatccAATCATCTGACTTCACAAACAATTCCaaaaagagaacagaggaaaaaatgacTAAGTAGTTATCAAAGCTACAAAGAACATTTCGTAAAAATGAAGGACATAAACCCTTTCTACCTTTGTCCTAAGAGACCACCATTTTCTCCTCCACTCCACTCCAGCCGCAACAGCTTCTTGGCTGATTCCTCTGCCGGCCAAGCATACTATTGCTATTTAATCTGCTCGGAATGCTTGTCCCCAGGATATCCATAAGGCTCTCCTACCTGCTTCATTTGGGTCTGTGCTTAAATGTTTCCTTATCCTTGAGACCATCCCTGACCACCTTATACTTAAAAAGCTAACCCTACCCCCATCTTCTTTTCCCAGCCCAGTTATTTCCATAATCACCATCTGTAAAATTTACTTGTTTTCCCACTAAGGCCAAGACTTGATTTTCATCACTACTGTGTTGAACACATAgttggcattcagtaaatatatgctgaattgttatttaaaatatgcaacaTACGAGACCATGGAGTTAAAGAAACCCAGAGACCTTTATCAATTAATTGACTGTGAATCGGTATAAAGAATAACAAAGCCTctcttaaaacatttatattcttACAGTAAAAGGTTAAActgatatttatataataaaagagtaaatatGAAGTAtgtttttggaaaacaaaacaaaataaaataatctaaaattgtGATACAACTATATTGGGAGAAACGGTAAAGAGAGAAGTGTGAACTCCTTTTCCATAAGCAGTCAAAAAGTAATGCTTAAAACTGCTTAACCCTCTGGATTAACCAGCTGTAGCatcagtttttaaactttttgactTGTGAACCCCTTTTcactcttaaaaaataattgaggAACTCAAAGGGCTTTTATTATGTGGGTTGTATGTACTGGTAATAATATTATAGAGGAAAGCtggtaaatgctttaaaattttttatttaaaatcagcAAAGGTAAATCCACTCCATGCTAATAAGTAACATTTATGAatgtatttttccaaaaaaattagtAAGAGTGGCACTGCTGtacatttttgcaaatttctttAATAGAGAAACCCGATTTCTTATATCTGCTCCTGTAGTCaatctaaaatgaaaatccaGCTTCACACCAATATGTGGTTGATAAAAgaaggaatatttttaataacctttTCAGATAAGTGTGGatattattcttctttgatattaAGCCAAAACTTAACAAGCGTAATTCTGTAAAGGTTAGTTGCAAGGTGGActctgaaaccatatcaatgaaACTTTCCAGACCATTTCATTTAAAATCtattgatcaaaaaaaaaaaatctattgatctatcttGCACTTAAGTAGGCCCTTATACCCACAGCATGATTCTGTTAATATCATGCATTGATCTTTTGAAAAAAGTTGGTCCACCGAGTTATGCACATCTTCCAAACAATGACACATTTCATTATAAcacagcaaattaaaaaaaaaatcacatttgttaatatcaccaACAATTTCATCAGCAAGGTCCTGAGATGTTGCCAAGATCACAGTGGCAGatatgttttccaaaattctaatttctgCTTGAAAGCCTTAATTTTATCCTGGCAATAAATTCTGTTGGTTGTTTTCCCTGAAGTGACAGgctcacttcatttatttttgagaaaatatgtacaaatacCCAAGTTTAAATAACTACAGTTtgtcattctttcaagtaaaaatagtgTTCCATGAAAAAAGCAACTAGTTTGCTAGTTGGGCTCGCAACTCAAtcacacaaatatttttcttcaagacAAGCATCATACTTTGGTATGCAGCAGAAGTGTCGTAtaacattcttttcattttgtcacatgaaatattaaaaaaacatgtaCTCAAGGAtcaagattaataaaattaacaagctTTACTGCTTCATggaggatattctttttttttttttttaataagaaaaaatataattttattgccTTTTCAAGACTGTATGAGCTTATCAAGACAATGATTTTTAGCATTTCTGAATGTATAAAATTGAGTCCAAATGTTTGAAGTTACCAATGATTTGCTCTTCccttttgtgaaaaaaaaatacagcttctTTTTGCCATGGACTTGTTGCAGCTCTAGGAGAAAAGGTCACTCTGGAGATGGTTGAAAGTTTCAATAATTATGCTAAAGCAAAAAATTCAGCATATCACTTCTGAGTTACTCCTAAAGTTTGTCTCATCTTTTCATAAACCACATAACTGATGCCTACAGCAGGAAGCACCTTCATAAAGTTTGGGGTGATGCCTCTGTAAAGTCCTGGTATTCCTTCCTTAGAAATTATTCGTCGAAAGAGCCCAAACATGTTCAGCTGTGCGGTTCCTTCTACCATGGCTTGAGCCTGCATGCGTGTTCTCACCAAAGCCAAGGGGTAGCTGGCCAGCTGACCACAGGTGCTGGATAAGGCACCACATCCCAGCAGCACCACGACTCCAGGGTTTACAGAGTCTTTGGCAAAATTATCTAGCCAATGGGACTTCAAGAGCTCATACACAGCAAGATCTATACCTGCATAAGGTATGATGCCTAATAAATTGGGAACGTAACCTTTGTAAAAAGCTCCCATGCCTTCATGTTTCAAAATCTTCTTGGCACAATCAAACATCCCAGAGTATTGTCCAGTTTTGCCTACAGCGAGCCTGGTTTTCAGAACCTCCATAGGATAAATAAGTGTCTGTGCAGTTGCTCCAGCCATGGAACCAGAAACGAATCTCTCAAAGGTTCCTACTTTTTGTCCTTCCTCAGTAAGCAACTTCTTGTACTGTTCATATGCCCAGAACTTAACAGCTGTCTCAGGAGCAATTTTAATGACATTTGTACCATTTCCTCTCCAAAGTGAGCGGATACCTCCCTCTTTCACCATCTGTCGAAAGCCGCCATATATGttcattttctctgattttgAACCATGGACCTGCATCATGACTTTCAGACGATCCAAAGGGGCAGTGCTTGTTCGAGAGACGGCACCAGCAACACCTCATGGAGGATATTCTTAAATGAAAccaggtttttttccccaaccatTAATGTACAGTGATGAAGAATATGACTATTAGTACAATTTTTGCCACTGTCTTGATATGCACTGCAGGGCCAGTAGTTTTACCCATCACTGTGTTtgcaccatcagtgcaaatgtcaacataGTTAAGTAACAAAGAAGAagttagtattattatgaaatagTTTCAAACCAACAGATAACTTGAAACATTTGAAGACCCCCCTCAAGACTCCACAGACCAcagagaaccactgctctggagATACATATAAACTAAGAAGAGGGAATATGTCTCCGGGGAAAAGAACTGGGTGGTGGGAAGACAGGGATGGCAAGAAGACTTATCTTTCCCTGTATGCCCTTTGTACCCTGTGAATTTAGTATCCTTTGTATTGAtatgtattttatcttaaaaattaaataattatttaaaaaacaaaaaatgtaaactgACATCTAAAGTGGCTAAGTAGATATAtaagcatattatttagaaatatgaaggtaaataccaaaagaaaaaaaaattttaagagctgAAAGTGTTCCCACTTAGGAAGTGGAACTAGGAGATTAGGAGGGGTTGCAGAGGGGACTGCTGTTTTTTTCACTATAAGCCATTTGGAACTAATTTTTAAACCATGTACAGACGTTAATTggttcaaaaataaaaatcattcaaaataCTGCCaggaaaaatacttaaaagttaagtttaaaagacaaataaagcAAATACCGATGCAAAGGTGAGACAATGGCTGTGAAACATACCAAGATGTAACAGTAACTGCCTGGAATAATGTGCCTTTGAGTTCCCACTCTTATATGAAATATCATTCTATAttacaataaaaacattttcatttaaaaagctaGTTAAAAAGCAACAATTTCCTCAAACCAAAATGTCTGATGACTCAGTTAAAAACAGttaagtagggacttccctggtggcgcactggttaagaatcgcctgccaatgcaggggacacgggtttgagccctggtccaggaggacttacttgcggagcaactaagcccgtgcgccacaactactgagcctgcgctctagagcccacaagccacaactactgagcctgcactctagagcctgcaagccacaactacggagcccaagtgccacaagtactgaagcccgcgcacctagagcctgtgcgcctagagcccgtgctctaaaacaaagagaagccaccgcaaagagaaacccgtgcaccgcaacgaacagtagccccccgttcgccgcaactagagaaagcctgcgggcaacaatgaagacccaatgcagccaaaaatttaaaaaatatattaaaaaaacaacagttaAGTATATAAAACTTAAGTCATTTTTAACAGTTAAGTGGTTAAACCCttcccacacacatatacatacacacacacaaggtaacataaaataaaataaccctttttcttcttctatttcatTTGATCACGATTAAGATCAAATTAGAACTTATGtatttgaaaaaggaaagaataaataattgCTTTACGGTAAATATAATTGCT
Encoded proteins:
- the LOC105748231 gene encoding calcium-binding mitochondrial carrier protein SCaMC-1-like — protein: MMQVHGSKSEKMNIYGGFRQMVKEGGIRSLWRGNGTNVIKIAPETAVKFWAYEQYKKLLTEEGQKVGTFERFVSGSMAGATAQTLIYPMEVLKTRLAVGKTGQYSGMFDCAKKILKHEGMGAFYKGYVPNLLGIIPYAGIDLAVYELLKSHWLDNFAKDSVNPGVVVLLGCGALSSTCGQLASYPLALVRTRMQAQAMVEGTAQLNMFGLFRRIISKEGIPGLYRGITPNFMKVLPAVGISYVVYEKMRQTLGVTQK